A stretch of Rickettsia rickettsii DNA encodes these proteins:
- the nuoK gene encoding NADH-quinone oxidoreductase subunit NuoK has translation MNEYISLNHYLILSSLVFTIGMFGLFMHRKNIINILMSIELMLLAVNINFVAFSVYMQELSGQIFSIIILTVAAAETSIGLAILLIYFRNKGSIEITDINQMWG, from the coding sequence ATGAATGAATATATTTCGCTTAATCATTATTTAATCTTAAGCAGCTTAGTTTTTACTATCGGAATGTTTGGATTATTTATGCATCGCAAAAATATTATCAATATATTAATGTCTATTGAGTTAATGCTGCTTGCAGTTAACATAAATTTTGTTGCATTTTCCGTATATATGCAAGAATTATCGGGACAAATTTTTAGTATTATAATCTTAACCGTAGCAGCTGCCGAAACCTCAATCGGGCTTGCAATATTACTAATATATTTCCGTAATAAAGGCTCCATTGAAATTACCGACATTAATCAGATGTGGGGATAA
- the nuoL gene encoding NADH-quinone oxidoreductase subunit L, producing MMYQNICIMIIMLPLASSIINGLFVRVIDKKLAQVIATGFLSLSALFSLIIFCDAGLDGNIIHIKLLPWIEVGNFKVNWSIYIDQLTSIMFIAVTWVSSIVHIYSLGYMAEDKGIIRFLSFLSLFTFFMLMLVSSDNFLQLFFGWEGVGICSYLLIGFWYSKESANKAAIKAFIINRASDFAFILGIMTIIVYCGSANYKDVLSSAELLSNIKIFLHFSILDIICLLLFIGCMGKSAQIGLHVWLPDAMEGPTPVSALIHAATMVTAGVFLVARCSYLFEYSPLILQFITIIGGVTCLFAASIAIMHSDIKKIIAYSTCSQLGYMFMACGVSAYNSGIFHLVTHAFFKALLFLSAGSVIHAVHEQDIFKMGDLRNKMPVTYGNFLIGSLALIGIYPLAGFYSKDSILEAAYSSGSFMFIFGIAAAILTAIYSMKIIMLVFHGKTKLEKDVFEHAHEPAKVMNNPLILLVAGSFFSGMIGYYLLAMDKPNGYFHASLFNLHIYKLLISHPPLYIKLLPMAVGIVGIVTGIYLYKSSTVMSFPQTRKSSKNIKNAWILRSSRVMTPLVLISNILRNKYYFDEIYNCLIVKPINCLASLFYLGDQQIIDRFGPNGFSRVVNYFSVLTGKIQTGYVFNYALYIVSFIVVTISYFVWKNIMY from the coding sequence ATGATGTATCAAAATATTTGCATAATGATCATCATGTTACCGCTTGCATCTAGCATAATAAACGGGTTATTCGTAAGGGTAATAGACAAAAAATTAGCGCAAGTAATTGCAACCGGCTTTTTATCTTTATCTGCCTTATTCTCATTAATAATATTTTGCGATGCAGGCTTAGATGGGAATATAATCCATATTAAATTATTACCATGGATTGAGGTTGGAAATTTTAAAGTAAATTGGTCGATTTATATCGATCAGCTAACTAGCATAATGTTTATAGCCGTAACATGGGTGTCAAGCATCGTGCATATCTACTCGCTTGGCTATATGGCCGAAGATAAGGGGATTATACGCTTCTTGTCTTTTCTTTCTTTATTCACTTTTTTTATGTTAATGCTAGTATCTAGCGATAATTTCTTACAGTTATTTTTCGGTTGGGAGGGCGTCGGCATTTGCTCATATTTACTAATAGGTTTTTGGTATTCAAAAGAATCAGCTAATAAAGCAGCGATTAAAGCTTTTATAATAAATAGAGCCAGCGATTTTGCTTTTATCTTAGGCATAATGACGATTATTGTTTATTGTGGCTCAGCAAATTACAAAGATGTATTGTCATCTGCAGAATTATTATCTAATATAAAAATATTTTTACATTTTTCCATTCTAGACATTATTTGTTTATTATTATTCATCGGTTGTATGGGTAAATCTGCACAGATCGGTTTACATGTATGGCTTCCTGATGCGATGGAAGGACCGACTCCGGTATCTGCACTTATTCATGCAGCAACCATGGTAACGGCAGGAGTATTCTTAGTAGCACGCTGCTCGTATTTATTTGAATATAGCCCTTTAATTCTACAATTTATTACGATTATCGGCGGTGTTACTTGTCTTTTTGCTGCAAGCATTGCTATTATGCACAGCGATATCAAGAAGATTATTGCTTACTCAACTTGTAGTCAGCTTGGTTATATGTTCATGGCGTGCGGAGTATCTGCCTATAATAGCGGAATATTTCACTTAGTAACTCATGCCTTTTTTAAGGCCTTATTATTCTTATCAGCCGGCAGCGTAATACATGCCGTTCACGAGCAGGATATTTTTAAAATGGGTGATTTAAGAAATAAAATGCCGGTAACTTATGGCAACTTCTTAATCGGCTCACTTGCACTAATAGGGATTTATCCTTTGGCAGGATTTTACTCTAAAGACTCGATTTTAGAAGCGGCTTATAGTAGCGGCTCGTTTATGTTTATTTTTGGAATAGCAGCAGCAATACTTACCGCTATTTATTCAATGAAGATTATTATGTTGGTATTTCATGGCAAAACTAAGCTAGAAAAAGATGTTTTTGAGCATGCTCACGAACCGGCTAAAGTAATGAATAATCCACTTATATTACTTGTCGCCGGGAGCTTTTTTAGCGGTATGATCGGCTATTATTTACTTGCTATGGACAAACCAAACGGTTATTTCCATGCAAGCCTATTTAATTTACATATTTATAAATTACTAATTAGCCACCCGCCTTTATATATTAAGCTACTACCTATGGCAGTCGGTATAGTGGGGATTGTTACTGGGATTTACTTATATAAGTCAAGTACTGTTATGTCATTCCCGCAAACGCGGAAATCCAGTAAAAATATTAAAAACGCCTGGATCCTGCGGTCAAGCCGCGTGATGACACCCCTTGTATTAATTTCCAACATATTACGCAATAAATATTACTTCGATGAAATATATAATTGCTTAATTGTGAAACCTATTAACTGTTTAGCTTCTTTATTTTATCTTGGCGATCAGCAAATAATCGATCGTTTTGGACCAAACGGTTTTTCACGAGTCGTTAATTACTTTAGCGTTCTTACCGGCAAAATACAAACAGGATATGTTTTTAATTATGCTTTGTATATAGTATCATTTATTGTTGTAACAATTAGTTATTTTGTTTGGAAAAACATAATGTACTGA
- a CDS encoding NADH-quinone oxidoreductase subunit M — protein sequence MLELPIISISIFLPLISVLYILLFISQSKKADKPIYIMYVAVLSSVLTFISTIYILIEFDSSNPAYQFVERYAWLDKIGLEFHVGVDGISIFFVVLTSFLTLICIIGSLFTVKKYIKEYLVCFLLMESFCIGAFTSVNLLLFYLFFEAILVPMYIIIGVWGGKNRIYAALKFFLYTFFGSVFFLLSLIYIYSKMHSFDLTYLFQLTDNIPLFAQQILWWAIFIAFAVKIPIIPFHTWLPDTHVQAPTSGSVILAGILLKLGGYGFLRVLLPLCPSVSQEFAIYVLYLSVIAIIYASLVALAQKDMKKMIAYSSIAHMGYVTIGIFSFTKAGVSGAIFQMLSHGVISSCLFLIVGTLYERLHTKEIAKYGGVASKMPVLATFFMIAMLGSVGLPGTSGFIGEFLSLLGIYKVNVVATFIAALGIIFGAVYMLKLYKEVMLGEITNKEIMHFRDLYKYEIISIAPLILLIIYFGLMPSSILNVFSLSVENLLVKF from the coding sequence ATGTTAGAATTACCTATTATATCTATCAGTATTTTTCTGCCGCTAATAAGCGTGCTATATATTTTGCTGTTTATTAGTCAAAGTAAAAAAGCAGATAAACCGATATATATAATGTATGTTGCAGTGCTTAGTTCTGTTTTAACATTCATCTCAACTATCTATATTTTAATAGAGTTTGACTCCTCAAACCCCGCTTATCAATTTGTTGAACGCTACGCTTGGCTTGATAAGATCGGGCTTGAATTCCATGTAGGCGTTGACGGTATATCAATATTTTTTGTGGTTCTAACTTCTTTTCTTACTCTTATTTGTATAATTGGAAGCTTATTTACCGTTAAAAAATATATTAAAGAATACTTGGTATGTTTTTTATTAATGGAATCTTTTTGTATAGGGGCATTTACCTCGGTAAATTTACTATTATTTTATCTGTTTTTTGAAGCAATATTAGTGCCGATGTACATTATTATCGGCGTATGGGGTGGCAAGAATAGAATATATGCGGCTCTTAAATTCTTCTTATACACGTTCTTTGGTTCTGTATTTTTCCTACTTTCATTAATTTATATTTATAGCAAAATGCATAGCTTTGATTTAACCTATCTCTTTCAGCTTACCGATAATATTCCATTATTTGCTCAGCAAATTTTATGGTGGGCTATCTTTATTGCTTTTGCCGTTAAAATCCCTATTATTCCTTTTCATACTTGGCTACCCGATACACACGTACAAGCTCCAACCAGCGGCTCGGTTATTCTTGCCGGTATTTTGCTAAAACTCGGCGGTTACGGTTTTTTAAGAGTATTACTACCTCTATGTCCAAGTGTATCACAAGAATTTGCAATTTACGTACTTTACCTTAGCGTTATTGCTATAATATATGCATCACTCGTTGCGCTTGCTCAAAAAGATATGAAGAAGATGATAGCATATTCATCTATTGCACATATGGGATATGTTACGATAGGTATTTTTAGCTTTACTAAAGCTGGAGTTAGCGGAGCAATATTTCAGATGCTTAGCCACGGTGTGATTTCTTCATGTCTATTCTTAATAGTCGGTACTTTGTACGAAAGATTACATACAAAAGAAATAGCTAAATATGGTGGTGTAGCAAGTAAAATGCCGGTGCTTGCCACCTTTTTTATGATTGCAATGCTCGGCTCTGTCGGGTTACCCGGAACTAGTGGATTTATTGGAGAATTTTTAAGCCTGCTTGGGATTTATAAGGTGAATGTAGTAGCAACCTTTATAGCAGCTCTCGGCATAATCTTCGGGGCGGTTTATATGCTGAAATTATACAAAGAAGTAATGCTCGGTGAAATTACCAATAAAGAAATTATGCATTTCAGAGATTTATATAAATACGAAATAATCTCAATAGCTCCTTTAATATTATTAATTATTTACTTTGGTCTAATGCCGAGTTCTATTTTAAATGTATTTAGCTTATCGGTGGAAAATTTGCTGGTAAAATTTTAA
- the ccmA gene encoding heme ABC exporter ATP-binding protein CcmA — translation MLSLHQLQFKNLFDLNITFLPSSITYIKGANGCGKSSLLRMIAGIMQPSSGNIYYRNCNINNIAKLYCTYIGHNLGLKSEMTVFENLKFWSEIYNSAATLYAAIHYFKLHDLLDKKCYSLSSGMQKIVAIARLIACQSDLWLLDEVETNLSKENRALLNNLIVMKANSGGIVLLSSHLESSIKSAQILRLD, via the coding sequence ATGCTATCACTTCATCAATTACAATTTAAAAACTTATTTGATCTAAATATTACTTTTCTTCCTTCTTCTATAACATATATAAAAGGAGCTAACGGTTGTGGGAAAAGCTCGTTGCTACGAATGATAGCAGGAATTATGCAACCGAGTAGCGGTAATATCTACTATAGAAACTGTAATATTAACAATATAGCTAAACTTTACTGCACTTATATCGGTCATAATTTAGGTCTAAAATCAGAAATGACTGTTTTTGAGAATCTAAAATTTTGGTCAGAAATTTATAATTCCGCTGCAACCCTATATGCTGCTATTCATTACTTCAAATTACACGACTTATTAGATAAAAAATGCTATAGTTTGTCTAGCGGAATGCAGAAAATCGTAGCCATAGCAAGGCTTATTGCTTGCCAATCTGACTTATGGCTACTTGATGAAGTTGAAACTAACTTAAGCAAAGAAAATAGGGCTTTACTCAATAATCTAATTGTCATGAAAGCAAATAGCGGTGGTATTGTTCTTCTATCCTCTCATCTAGAAAGCTCTATAAAATCTGCACAGATATTACGGCTTGATTAA
- the nuoI gene encoding NADH-quinone oxidoreductase subunit NuoI translates to MINYLKSFFLYEIVRGMALTLKYFFKPKVTINYPYEKSPISPRFKGEHALRRYEHGEERCIACKLCEAICPAQAIVIEADEREDGSRRTTRYDIDMTKCIYCGLCQEACPVDAIVEGPNFEFASLTHTALIYDKERLLQNGDRWEQALASKLHKDYEYR, encoded by the coding sequence ATGATAAACTATTTAAAATCGTTTTTTCTATATGAGATAGTAAGGGGGATGGCTTTGACTTTAAAGTATTTCTTTAAGCCCAAAGTTACCATAAATTATCCTTATGAAAAAAGCCCTATTAGTCCAAGATTTAAGGGTGAACATGCCCTGCGTCGCTATGAACACGGTGAAGAACGCTGCATTGCGTGCAAACTCTGTGAGGCGATTTGTCCGGCACAAGCGATAGTAATTGAAGCGGACGAACGAGAAGACGGCAGCAGGCGTACTACTCGTTATGATATAGATATGACAAAATGTATTTATTGCGGATTATGTCAGGAAGCTTGCCCTGTAGATGCAATAGTTGAAGGTCCTAATTTTGAGTTTGCAAGTCTAACTCATACCGCACTTATTTACGATAAGGAAAGATTACTGCAAAATGGTGATAGATGGGAACAGGCACTCGCTAGTAAACTACACAAAGATTACGAGTATAGGTAA